CATAGATATTTGAGAGCGCTCCACCGATAATAATTCCCGTAGGAAAAGCGTAACATAGTTTTTTGAGATAGATGATATATCCAAAAACACCTAGTACCAAAACCAGCTGAATATATTTGAGATATTCACCCAGTGATGCAAACATTGAAAACGCTACACCTTTGTTGTATACCAAAATAAAATCTATACACTCTGTATAGTAACGAAAACCTTCTACAAAAAGAGTTTTTATATTTTGGTCAACTATAAATACTCCCGCAATACTAAAAAGGAGTATAGCCCATAATCTTATTTGCAAGTTTTTATCCATTTAACGCTTTTTGAAAGAATGCTGCAAGTTCATCCATTCTTTTCTCCATTAATTTCGCATCACTTGCCTCTAATAAGAGACGTAATTTATTTTCCGTACCGCTGTATCTGATAAGATGACGAATATTCTCACCCTCTAAATCTTTTAACAGCTTCTCTAATCCCTCGATCTGGTCTAAAGGCTTTTTCTCTTTAACATTCAGATTTACAAGTTTTTGTGGATGAAGATCAAACGGACGTAACACTTCTGATGCTTTTTTCCCTTTTGAAAGGATAAGTGCAAGTACCTGAAGTGCTGAAACAAGACCGTCTCCCGTCTTGGCAAAATCGTTCATTATTACATGACCGCTTTGCTCGCCACCGAAGTTGATCCCCTCTTTTTTCATAATCTCTAAAACATTTTTATCGCCAACGTTTGAGCGTAATAGTTTAAGGCCATGCTCCTGCATAAAATTATCCAAAGCACCGTTACTCATAACAGTTGCAACAATACCTCCTCCTTTTAAACACGATTTTTCATGTAAAAAAAGTCCTAATGCACCGAGTAATTGATCACCGTCAACTGTTTCACCCTCTTCATCAACTATTACAAGTCTGTCTGCATCACCGTCTAAAGCTATTCCAAGATCAGCTCTGTATTTAACTACATTATATTTTAGATCTTTTGTATGTAAAGCTCCACAATCTTCATTGATGTTATAGCCGTTTGGTTCATTATGTAATACAACAACTTCAGCACCTAATTCTTCAAGTACCGTCGGCCCAACTTTATATGCTGCACCGTTAGCAGCATCAAGAACGATTCTCATCCCCTGCAATGTCAACTCTACAGGAAAAGAGTTTTTAAGTTGAACAATATAACGACCAACGACATCATCTATTCTTTTTGCTTTTCCTATCTCTTTTCCGGTAACCTGAGCTTCTTGTATCTTTTCATCGTTAAAATATATATCTTCAATTTTTTGTTCTACTTCAGAGGGAAACTTATCTCCGTGGGCATCAAAAAATTTAATACCGTTGTCTTCAAATGAATTGTGAGAAGCAGAGATCATAATTCCGGCATCACAGCGCATATTCTCTGTAATAAAGGCAATAGCAGGTGTCGGCATTGGACCAATTTGGATAACATCGTATCCGATAGCTGTTAATCCACATACGATCGCATTTTCGATCATATATCCGCTTTTACGTGTATCTTTTCCAACTAAGATCTTATTTGTAACCGATTTCTCTTTTAAGTAGATACCTGCTGCCATTGCAACACGCATCGCTACCTGAGCACTTAAAAAGCCGCCAGCCTCACCACGTACACCATCCGTTCCAAATAATTCCATCGTTTTTATCCTAGTTTTAATACTTTTTTATCATTATATCTGTTAGTTTGTTAGATTTCAAAGTTTAAAAAACATAATTTTTTCAATTTTAAAATCCCTGTTTTCTGTAAAGATAGATATTTTAACACCACTTAACTTAATTTTAATTATTTTTAAGGTAAAATTTCGCACTTAAATTCCCAAGAAGGATAAAACAAATGGCAAATCACAAGTCATCAGTTAAGAGAATTCGCCAAACTATCGTTCGTGCTGAACGTAATCGTTTCTACAGAACTCGTCTTAAAAATATCGTTAAAGATGTTCGTGCTGCAATCGATGCAGGGAACAAAGAAGAAGCTGCTGCTGCATTAAAAGTAGCTAACCAACAAATTCACAAATTTGTAAGCAAAGGTATTCTTAAAAAAGAAACTGCTGCTAGAAAAGTAAGCCGTCTACACAAAGCTGTAAACGCTATATAAGGCTAACTCCACATGTTAGCAGATAAACTTACTCCGTTTATCAATCGCTATGATGAACTTAGCAAATTGCTAAGTTCACCTGATATCACTTCTGACATCAAAAAGATGACAGAACTTTCAAAAGAACAATCTTCACTTTTACCAATCGTAGAAAAAGCAAAAGAGTATCAAGCACTTGTTCAAGAGATTGCAGATTCTAAAGAGATGCTGGCAGATCCTGAAATGGCTGAAATGGCTAAAGAGGAGCTCAAAGAGTTAGAACCTCAAGTACCTGTTTTAGAAGAAGAGATCAAAATGCTTATGCTTCCAAAAGATCCAAATGATGATAGAAATATTATTATAGAGCTTCGTGCCGGAGCCGGTGGTGATGAAGCTGCTATCTTTGTTGGAGATATGTTTGATGCATATACTCGTTACGCCGAACTTAAAGGTTGGAAGATCGAGATAATGAATACATCTGCTTCTGAAGCAGGTGGATACAAAGAGGTTGTTGCACTTATTAAAGGTGAGCAGGTTTATAGTAGATTGAAGTATGAAGGTGGAACACACCGTGTTCAACGTGTTCCGGCAACAGAATCACAGGGTCGTGTACATACATCGGCAATTACAGTAGCAATTATGCCTGAAGTTGATGATGTTGAGATTCAGATCAATGAAAATGATCTTAAAATCGATGTTATGCGTTCAAGTGGTTGTGGTGGTCAATCTGTAAATACTACAGACTCTGCTGTACGTATCACTCACTTACCAAGTGGTATAGTAGTAACCAACCAAGACCAAAAATCTCAGCATAAAAATAAAGAAAAGGCTATGAAAGTATTGAAGTCTAGACTTTATGAGTTAGAGATGCAGGCACAACAATCTGAAAATGCAGCTGAGCGTGCTGCACAAGTGGGGACAGGTGACAGAAGTGGTCGTATTCGTACATACAACTATCCTCAAAACCGTATAAGTGATCATAGAATTAACTTAACGCTTTATAGATTAAATGAGATTATGGGTGGTGGTCTTTTTGATGAGATTATCGATCCGCTAATCGCAGATACTCAAGCTAAAATTGTTGAAGCGGCTGGGCTTTAAGCCTCAGCTCTTCACATTCTTACGAATTTAAATTTCCCAATCCGTTTCAAACGTCTTTTTAACTCTACCTTTAAACGTAATTGTTTGTCCATTATATCCAAGATATAAAGTATCTTTACTTGTAGGATACACTTCAATGTTGTTTTGTACTTTTTCTTCCAAATAAGCTCTATAAAAACACGCAGACATGCCTGTACCGCAAGCTAAAGTTTCATCTTCAACACCGCGTTCATATGTACGAACATTTAAATTTCCATCTTCAGTAACACTACAAATATTTACATTTGCATTATAAATAAATCTAAGCTCTCTAGCTTCTTCAATATCAAACTCTTCTACATCATCTTGCAGGCATATTAAGTGGGGTACACCTGTATTAATCAGCCACCAAGTTTTTCCATTATACTCTATTGCTTGATCAATAATCTCAGGAGGTGTAAGCTCACTTAAAACCATCCCCTCTTTTGGACTATTATCGCTTACTTCAGCATTGATTACACCTGCACCTGTTAAAAAACTCATTTTTTGTGGAGCTAAATCATTATTGTAAGCATAGTGTGCACATGCACGGCTTCCGTTTCCACACATATCTGCATGACTTCCGTCTGAGTTGTAAAACTCCCATTCGAAATCATATTTTTCATGAGGTACTACTACGATCAAACCATCAGCACCAATCCCGTCTTGACGATGGCATAACTCACGAGCAAGTTCATTACGCTCTTTTTTAGAATCATCATGAAAGATTACAAAATCGTTTCCATTTGCACTATATTTAGCTATACGCATTGGTTCCTCTCCTATTTATTGTATATCTTTTTAATCTTCTCTACAAAAAGTTCCACTTCGTTTTGCAGATGTTTAAGATCTTTTGAATTATCAATCACCCAAGTAGCACGTTTTTTCTTCTCTTCGATCGGAAGTTGCGAAGCTATTCTTCTTCGTGATTCCTCTTCACTATACCCATTACGTTTCATAAAACGCTCTAGTTGTAAGTCACTCGGAGTATATACTACGACACTATCTTTTATATCGTAGTTATTATTTTCAAAAAAGAGGGGAATATCGATCAGATACGGGAACTTAAAACTATCCTGTTTTTCACTCTGTTTTTCTATCTCAGCTTTGATCTTTGGATGTAGAAACTCTTCAAGTTTTTGTTTTGCCTCAGGTGTTGCAAAAATATAAGCACCCAACTTTGGACGATCAACTTTATTTACACCTTTAACATACTCTTCACCGAAAGTCTCTTTGACCCACTGGGATGACGCATCAAGTATCTTGTGTGAAATGGTATCGGCATCAATAACCCTCATGCCGTTTAAAGCGAGCAAAGAAGCAACAGTGCTTTTACCTGTTGCAATACCACCAGTTAACGCAATGGCATATTCGAATGCCATTAGTTTTTAATAATTCCTAAATATTCTTTACGGATATAGTTACCCATAGCAAATGCTGCCGGATGAACATCAGAATTATAATAATTTAAATTATCTAACATATCTGCACGATGTAAGATAATGTCTGCCGTTGGATGGTACGCTTTTGAAGCAAGTAATGCAGTTTCACAGTTACCTAAGTTGTATGGCATAATGATTTTTGCATATTTCCCTAAAATCTCCATCATTTGCTTGTTAGCATCTACATCATCTAAAGACGGATGTTTTGTTACAAGTAAACCCTCTTCGTTTAAAACACGGTTATAGTGTGCTAAAACAGCAGCGTCGCTATCAAGTTCTGAGATAACAACATCGTAAGCGTTATCTGCAACATCTCTTAAAAGATTAATATTTGCAGAGATTACATCACAATCAATCCCGTCATGTTTCTCGATTTCACCAATCATACCGCTTGCATTATCACTAATAATCAGTACTTTCTTTGGATCTTTATGTGTACATAATGGTACATGTACCATCATTTCGTTGTAAATAAATTCTTTTGTATTCATTATATATTTTCCTTCAAAATAGACTTATAAGCTTAGCTTAAACAAGGGGCTCAGACCGCAGGGAGGATTCGTCCCCGTTTTAAGTTAAGATTATAAGTCCTTTAAACCCACCGCGATTTTATCTACTTTTGGATTAATTTTACTTAATATTGATATAATTACAAAATATTTAAGCTAAAGGTATAAAATGGACTTAAACAAAGTTAGAAAATTTTGTAGAGTGTTTCGTATAGTTGTTGGACTTGCACTGATTATTACAGGTGTTATTTTAGATAATGCATGGTTCTACCTAGGTGTTATTCCATTACTTGCTGGACTTACAAACTTTTGTCCCCTTTGTATCGTTACAAAAAAATGTGATTTACCACAAGATAAGCAGGATTAATTATGAGCCAAATTTCTTATAAAGACGCAGGTGTAGATATAGATGCTGGAAACAGCTTTGTTGAGAATATTAAACCATTAGTAAAAGCTACTAGAGTTGAAGGTGTAATGGGTGGTATTGGTTCATTTGCAGGTGCATTTGAACTACCTAAAGGGTTTAATGAGCCTGTAATGCTTGCAGCGACTGACGGTGTAGGTACAAAGCTAAAATTAGCAATTGACAGCGGTATTCATAATACTGTAGGTATTGACTTAGTTGCTATGTGTGTAAATGACCTTATCTGTAATTTCGGTACACCTTCATTTTTCCTAGATTACTATGCTACAGGTAAACTTGATGTTGAAATCGCTACAAACGTTGTAGCAGGTATTGCTGAGGGTTGTAAACAAAGCGAATGTGCATTAATCGGTGGTGAAACTGCTGAAATGCCTGGTATGTACTCTGAAGACGATTATGACCTAGCCGGTTTTGCAGTTGGTGTAGCTGAGAAGTCTGAAATGGATAGAGTAAGTCTTGTAAAAGCAGGACATAAACTTATCGCTCTTCCATCTTCAGGATTACACTCAAATGGATTCAGCTTAGCTAGAAAAGTACTGTTTGAGAAAATGGGAATGAAATTTGAAGATGATTTCAATGGTAAACCGTTAATCGAGACTCTTTTAACTCCGACAAACATCTATGTAAAAACATTTAAAGCGCTTAAAAACGAGATCGTTGCTATGGCACACATCACAGGCGGTGGAATCGTAGAAAACCTTCCACGTGTACTTCCTGAGAACTTAATGGCAGAAGTAAAAGAAGACGCTGTCAAAGTTCTTCCAATCTTTGAGCTAATGAGTGAGCACGTTGCACGCAATGAGATGTTTAGAGCATTCAATATGGGTGTAGGTATGATACTTGTTGTTGAAGAATCTAACGTTGATAAAGTTTTAGCTACAGCTCCTGGTTCTTACCTTGTAGGTGAGATCAAAGAGGGCCCAAGAGAAGCTAAACTCGTATAATCAATAGAAAAGCCTTTTAAAAGGTTTTTCTAACTCCCTATTTCCTTTTCCTACTCTAACTATTAATTCCATTCAAATACTTTTATCGATCTAAAATATATCTACTATATCTCATCTAAGTTCTTATTACTATTTTATTTATTATGATTGATTTTGTTTTCAATTGAAAAGAGAAAAGAGTGTCACCCAAAAGGGTGACAGATAAAGAAAGGAGAATTTCTTTTTGCTAGCTAATATTAGAAAGCGAAGTTAACTTGTGCACTTACACCAGTTTGGCTATGTTTAACTGTCATGTCACCAGCACCACCACCAAATGCAGCATTAAAGTTTTCGTATGTATTTGTTACTTCTGGAGCATAAGTTAATCCTAAGTCTAAAGAAGTAACTTCACTTACATTATATGTAGCACCGATTGCATAATGAGATTCAACAATTGCAGGGAAACCTAAAAGATTAAATGTGTTAACAACACCTGCAGCTAAATTAGCTGAATTAGCACCAGCATAAGTTTGTTCACTAATTGGACTAGATGCATAATTATAACCAGCTCTTAAAGCCCAAGAATTTGTAGCATATTCATAACCAATTGCAATTACATTTTGATCATCCCATTCAAAATCTTCATAACCTTTACATGATGACCATTTGATTTGTTTATAATCGATTGCTACAGTATGTTCACCCATTGCGTAAGATGCACCAATACCAATCTCTGCAGGAGTTGACAATTTATCATTAGTGTATCCAGCACCACCTGTAAAAGGAGTAACTACAGCATCAAACCCTTTGTATTGCATATCGATTTGAGATTTATATACAGCACCAACAGTTAAACCAGACATTTCGTAAGATAAACCAAGATTATAACCAAATGCTAAATCTTGGGCAATCCCCATTCCAGTATTACCACCAAAATTATAGTTAATATCTAAAGCACCATATTGTAAAATTGGAGTAACTGCTACGCTAAAACTATCCATTTTGTATGCTAATGGAAGACCAAATTGCATAAGTTGAAGGTTTGTAACCATTTGTAATTGAGTATCTGTTGCAGCATCAGCATCACGATAATCTGTACCCATACCAGCAGTACCCCAAATACCTACACCCATATAAAAGTTATCTGTAACTTTTGATGCTATAGAAACTGAAGGAATAACATTCATATCAGCTGCACTTGTATTTGTAGCAGTCGTACCACCAAGACCTGTCATATCATTTGTATTTTTAACATCTGGCATAAATAATGTACCACCAAATGAAACTTCAGTACCTTTAACAGAAGTAATTAAAGCAGGATTCACTAGAGCTGATTCAGCACCATGAGTCATACCTATACCAGTACCAGCCATACCACGAGCTTTTGCTCCCACACCGATTAAAGCAGAACCGTTTGTTGCGAATGCAGATGTTGCACCTAGAGCTAAAGCAGCTACTACTGCTAATTTGATTGTTTTTTTCATTTTCTCCCCTTAAGAGCTTTTAAATATAGAAACAAGAGTTTGTTTCGATTGCAGTCATTATATGTGATAAAATTTTAACTCAACCTTAATAGAAAGAATATAAGTATAAAAAAATATTATATTAATAGTTATTAAAACAGCTAAATATTTGAAATATTATAGATTTGTATAATGATATATTATTATTAGTAGTAAAAAAGGATAGATATTAAACAATTTTATAGAATTTATCAAAAAAATAAAACAGTTACTTATAATATAAATTTGTGATAATTTTTTAATAATGTGCATTTTTGTA
Above is a window of Sulfurimonas marina DNA encoding:
- the purM gene encoding phosphoribosylformylglycinamidine cyclo-ligase — encoded protein: MSQISYKDAGVDIDAGNSFVENIKPLVKATRVEGVMGGIGSFAGAFELPKGFNEPVMLAATDGVGTKLKLAIDSGIHNTVGIDLVAMCVNDLICNFGTPSFFLDYYATGKLDVEIATNVVAGIAEGCKQSECALIGGETAEMPGMYSEDDYDLAGFAVGVAEKSEMDRVSLVKAGHKLIALPSSGLHSNGFSLARKVLFEKMGMKFEDDFNGKPLIETLLTPTNIYVKTFKALKNEIVAMAHITGGGIVENLPRVLPENLMAEVKEDAVKVLPIFELMSEHVARNEMFRAFNMGVGMILVVEESNVDKVLATAPGSYLVGEIKEGPREAKLV
- a CDS encoding YgaP family membrane protein, translating into MDLNKVRKFCRVFRIVVGLALIITGVILDNAWFYLGVIPLLAGLTNFCPLCIVTKKCDLPQDKQD
- the glmM gene encoding phosphoglucosamine mutase, which gives rise to MELFGTDGVRGEAGGFLSAQVAMRVAMAAGIYLKEKSVTNKILVGKDTRKSGYMIENAIVCGLTAIGYDVIQIGPMPTPAIAFITENMRCDAGIMISASHNSFEDNGIKFFDAHGDKFPSEVEQKIEDIYFNDEKIQEAQVTGKEIGKAKRIDDVVGRYIVQLKNSFPVELTLQGMRIVLDAANGAAYKVGPTVLEELGAEVVVLHNEPNGYNINEDCGALHTKDLKYNVVKYRADLGIALDGDADRLVIVDEEGETVDGDQLLGALGLFLHEKSCLKGGGIVATVMSNGALDNFMQEHGLKLLRSNVGDKNVLEIMKKEGINFGGEQSGHVIMNDFAKTGDGLVSALQVLALILSKGKKASEVLRPFDLHPQKLVNLNVKEKKPLDQIEGLEKLLKDLEGENIRHLIRYSGTENKLRLLLEASDAKLMEKRMDELAAFFQKALNG
- the dapF gene encoding diaminopimelate epimerase yields the protein MRIAKYSANGNDFVIFHDDSKKERNELARELCHRQDGIGADGLIVVVPHEKYDFEWEFYNSDGSHADMCGNGSRACAHYAYNNDLAPQKMSFLTGAGVINAEVSDNSPKEGMVLSELTPPEIIDQAIEYNGKTWWLINTGVPHLICLQDDVEEFDIEEARELRFIYNANVNICSVTEDGNLNVRTYERGVEDETLACGTGMSACFYRAYLEEKVQNNIEVYPTSKDTLYLGYNGQTITFKGRVKKTFETDWEI
- the rpsT gene encoding 30S ribosomal protein S20, which produces MANHKSSVKRIRQTIVRAERNRFYRTRLKNIVKDVRAAIDAGNKEEAAAALKVANQQIHKFVSKGILKKETAARKVSRLHKAVNAI
- the lspA gene encoding signal peptidase II, whose protein sequence is MRLWAILLFSIAGVFIVDQNIKTLFVEGFRYYTECIDFILVYNKGVAFSMFASLGEYLKYIQLVLVLGVFGYIIYLKKLCYAFPTGIIIGGALSNIYDRFIHGGVVDMVYWHCGFDFAVFNFADVVIDIGVLWLLILNLKTHLCKN
- the prfA gene encoding peptide chain release factor 1 is translated as MLADKLTPFINRYDELSKLLSSPDITSDIKKMTELSKEQSSLLPIVEKAKEYQALVQEIADSKEMLADPEMAEMAKEELKELEPQVPVLEEEIKMLMLPKDPNDDRNIIIELRAGAGGDEAAIFVGDMFDAYTRYAELKGWKIEIMNTSASEAGGYKEVVALIKGEQVYSRLKYEGGTHRVQRVPATESQGRVHTSAITVAIMPEVDDVEIQINENDLKIDVMRSSGCGGQSVNTTDSAVRITHLPSGIVVTNQDQKSQHKNKEKAMKVLKSRLYELEMQAQQSENAAERAAQVGTGDRSGRIRTYNYPQNRISDHRINLTLYRLNEIMGGGLFDEIIDPLIADTQAKIVEAAGL
- a CDS encoding OmpP1/FadL family transporter, with the translated sequence MKKTIKLAVVAALALGATSAFATNGSALIGVGAKARGMAGTGIGMTHGAESALVNPALITSVKGTEVSFGGTLFMPDVKNTNDMTGLGGTTATNTSAADMNVIPSVSIASKVTDNFYMGVGIWGTAGMGTDYRDADAATDTQLQMVTNLQLMQFGLPLAYKMDSFSVAVTPILQYGALDINYNFGGNTGMGIAQDLAFGYNLGLSYEMSGLTVGAVYKSQIDMQYKGFDAVVTPFTGGAGYTNDKLSTPAEIGIGASYAMGEHTVAIDYKQIKWSSCKGYEDFEWDDQNVIAIGYEYATNSWALRAGYNYASSPISEQTYAGANSANLAAGVVNTFNLLGFPAIVESHYAIGATYNVSEVTSLDLGLTYAPEVTNTYENFNAAFGGGAGDMTVKHSQTGVSAQVNFAF
- the coaE gene encoding dephospho-CoA kinase (Dephospho-CoA kinase (CoaE) performs the final step in coenzyme A biosynthesis.), whose protein sequence is MAFEYAIALTGGIATGKSTVASLLALNGMRVIDADTISHKILDASSQWVKETFGEEYVKGVNKVDRPKLGAYIFATPEAKQKLEEFLHPKIKAEIEKQSEKQDSFKFPYLIDIPLFFENNNYDIKDSVVVYTPSDLQLERFMKRNGYSEEESRRRIASQLPIEEKKKRATWVIDNSKDLKHLQNEVELFVEKIKKIYNK
- a CDS encoding spermidine synthase, which encodes MNTKEFIYNEMMVHVPLCTHKDPKKVLIISDNASGMIGEIEKHDGIDCDVISANINLLRDVADNAYDVVISELDSDAAVLAHYNRVLNEEGLLVTKHPSLDDVDANKQMMEILGKYAKIIMPYNLGNCETALLASKAYHPTADIILHRADMLDNLNYYNSDVHPAAFAMGNYIRKEYLGIIKN